A region from the Andrena cerasifolii isolate SP2316 chromosome 9, iyAndCera1_principal, whole genome shotgun sequence genome encodes:
- the Jtbr gene encoding jumping translocation breakpoint protein JTBR, giving the protein MIELCTKKRMLIGITLLGGLTVLVLIVESHWTDSSNKLYLENYENNATCMSGDEYEITSECHPCTAFEIASKSIDVCVHARYKEVLKCRSGETITRSCDRVAWLEERVFWKFETFMFILAFSSCISVYWRENILRQRIIRKVARQLRASV; this is encoded by the exons ATGATCGAGTTGTGTACGAAGAAACGAATGTTAATTGGCATTACACTATTGGGAGG GTTAACAGTTTTAGTACTGATCGTCGAAAGCCACTGGACGGACAGCTCCAACAAGCTTTATTTGGAGAACTATGAAAACAACGCGACATGCATGTCCGGCGACGAGTACGAGATAACTTCAGAATGTCACCCGTGTACCGCGTTTGAAATAGCAAGTAAAAGCATTGATGTATGTGTCCACGCGAGGTACAAAGAAGTACTAAAATGTAGAAGCGGAGAAACTATAACGAGAAG TTGCGACAGGGTAGCTTGGTTAGAAGAAAGAGTCTTCTGGAAGTTTGAAACATTCATGTTTATTTTGGCATTCAGTTCCTGCATCAGCGTCTATTGGCGGGAGAATATACTGAGGCAGAGGATAATAAGGAAAGTAGCCAGGCAACTAAGAGCTAGCGTCTAG